The DNA window GCCAATGATTCCGTGAATGAGCTTGAGGGCGGTTTTCACCCTGAAGAGTCTTCTAATGATTATTGGATTCCGTTCGTTGTGCCTGATTTAGACCTTTCTGGCAGTTGTCCTGATTTAAACTTTGATTTTAGCCATATTAAATTTGGTAACAATTATTTACCGAATGTCGAGTTTAGCTTGTGGTGCGATACCTTGACCAGTACGGAGGGGTTTGCACGTGCAATATTTTCTTTAGTCTGGTTATTAACAGCAATGATTATTGTATTAGGTGCTTAGATATGCCTGTATTAGCAACATTAGGTCAAGTTTTTTTAAGTGCGTTTCAAGCCTTTTTTTTGTGGGTGACAAAATGGGCTATTATGAAATTTATCTTTGTCTTGGCAATCTTTGCGATAGTCGATTTTTTCTGGCCCATATTGATTTCTTTGTTGCCTAGTTATTTAACGGACTCGTCACAAATTGAAAATTTATTCGGGGCGTTCCCTTCTTGGTTGTTGTATATGTTTTACTGGACGGCGTTCTCTGATTTTGGTTTCCCGCTCTTAATTTCTGCGATGATTGCCCGCTTTACTATTCGTCGCTTGCCTGTGATTGGTTAATTATGTCCGTCGTCGCTGTCTGTGGCTTGCCACGTCATGGTAAAAGTTATCAAGTCTGTTCTAAATTCATTCCTGAAGCCTTACTCGGTGGGCGTGATGTCGTTACAAATATCGTGTTGCTTGAGGATAATATCAGGAAGTATTTAATTGAGGAAAAAGGTGCTAATCCCGATAAGCTCGGGCGGGTGCGATATTTTAAAACCGAAGATGTATTTGATTCTTTGTTTTTTCCTACAGAGGACAATCAAGGCAAGGGCTGTTTTATCCATGCGGGCGATTTAGTCGTTATTGATGAGGTTTGGAAGTATTTCGATACGGGGGTTAAAGTCTCGCGTGAAGCCCTCGCGTTTTTACGGTATCACGGACATTTTAAACATGCTCAGACTGGGATAACTTGCGATGTCATCTTAATTACTCAGGATGTTACCTCCTTACCGCGTTCAGTTAAAAACCTGATAGAACTCACTATCCATATTACAAAGTTAGTCGAGGCGGGGTTGCGTAATGCGTTTGTTATTCGCCATTTTCAGCAAACTACGATACAAGGACGTAATGCCGTTAAGCTTGGTGAAGATAGGAGTATCTTTGATAAGCGGTTTTTTGCTTTTTATAAGTCTCATGATGGCGATGTGGACGTAAAAGCGAATGAGTTAATAGTTGATAAACGTCAAGTTATTTGGAATAGTAAATTTTTTAAGTTCGCTATGCCACTTGTTGCATTAATGTTTATTGGGGGGTTATTCGTCTTTTATCGCATTATTGCAGGTTTAGAAGATAAGGCGAAGGCGAGTAATGAGCCTATTCTTGAGCCTGCGTCGGTGTCAGCTTCTAATCAATCGGGTGTCACTAGAACACGTTTACAAAAACCGCAAAAACCAGAAAAACCCGTATATTCAGGTGCTTCTATATTAGGTCATTATACAGTCGGCAATGATTTGTATGTGTGGATTGTGCAAGATAATCGCCCGCGTTTATTAATTAATCCGTTGAATTTCCGTATTTATAATATGCGATTGGAAGGAAGTTATAAGGGGGAAATTTTGGATAGTTTTTCGGGTGAACGTTATCATCTTGATGATGATGATGGCGGTGGAACAACGCTTGATTTGAAAGTGCCCTCTTTAAAATGATGCTATCTCGCTTATTACTCGTGCTGTTTTGTCTCTATGCTGTGGGCGTGAATGCAGAAGAAAAACCTAATGCGGTTTCGATTAGCTTTGAGCGGATTGATATACCAACATTGTTGGACATGGTTTATACCGATATTTTGCATCAAAACTATTTAGTACACAGTGCCGTATTAGAGAAAAAAGATTTATTGACGGTTCGATTGCGCCCTAATTTTCCCTTGTCTCAGCTAGACGGGTTTATGCGTACTCTGTTATTAAGTTATGGGATTACAACAGATAAACAGAAGGACTATATTTATTTTCGTCCTTTTGAGAGTGATAAACCCGAACTTATTCAGCTTCAGACTTTGTATTATGTGCCGCGTTTTCGTTCTGCGGATTATCTGTTAAATCTGTTAGTCCCTGTCATTGCAAATTATCGTATTCAGGTACAGCAGAATCAGGTCGATACGTTGTCTGAAAAAGCGGGCGTGGCGGTTAATAGTGATGCAATTATTTTGTTATTACCGCAAAACAAAGTTGCTGAGATTCAAACTTTATTAACGCAATTAGATAAACCCGCTAAACAATTACATGTTCGTGCTTATGTCTATGAAGTGACTAATAGTAAAACTGAGAATAGCAACGCTTTACAACTGGCGTTTAACCTGCTCAGTGGTCGCTTACAAATCAATGTCGGGGCGTTACGTTCTTCAGGTCAAACCGTTATTTTAAACACGGGTGAATTTGATTTGCTTTATAACGTCTTTTCTTCAGATACTCGCTTTAAAACCTTGTCCAGTCCTTCCCTCTTTGTCCGTTCGGGTGAATCTGCTCAGTTTGTTGTTGGGACTGAAACGCCCGTATTATCAGGCATCACGAATACAGATAATTATCAGTCTCAACAGGTGGAGTATAGAACCAGTGGCGTTGTATTTAAGATTAAACCTACCGTTTTAGAGGAAACCATTGATTTAGATGTAACTCAGCAGATTAGTAGTTTTACTAATACGACAACAGGAGTTTCTAGTAGTCCGACTTTGTTAAAACGTGAGGTAACAACTCGGCTTAATATTCAAAATAAGCAACTTGTTGTTATGTCTGGTTTAAAAGAGAATAAGTTACAAGATGATAATACTTATTTTCCGTTCACTAGCTTTTCTATGGGTTCTGAACAGAATGAACAAACTAGCGACATTGTTATGTTTTTGTATTGTGAGTTGTTAGATGAGGTTAATCAGGGTAAATATTTTGATAATTCTCATAATTTAGATGAGTTTATTATCTCTTTACCTGATAAATAGGGTTCTCTGGAGGAGTTCTGACTTCAGAAGTTTAAGAGTTTTTTTCTCAATGAATTTTTTCCCCTGAGTCTCTGCGGGCGTTTGGTTAAAGCCCAATGGGAAAAAAATCAGGGAGAAAAAAAGTCGTATCCCCTTGGTGTGCTGGTAACGGTCGGCTTACCTTCTTTTAATAAGGAAAAATAAATGTCTCGTATATTTATCATTATTGATGGTGATGTATCAGATTGTCTTAGCTATATTTCACAATGTTTTCCGCGTCTTAAGATTAACTCTTTTTATAGACAGAACCCTGATGTTGATTTATCAGATACTTATTGGGTTTTTGGACAAGGAAATAATGCTTTTGGTCAACCAGTAGCAAAAAAAAGAGGTAAATTTAGGGTTTGGTTTAGGTTTAAGGACTTAAAAGGCTTGGAAAATGAACAAGAGTTCATCAAGTTTTTAAGAGATAAACAAATTCCTTATTCATTAGAATTCTAAGGCGAAAAACGTTTGATTTTAGGCTTCTTAATCGGGCTTATCGTGTGGGGTGATTAATGAACGAACATAACCTTAAAGATGTACAAGCCCTTTTAAAAGTGATAGAACATTGCCGTAATAGTTCTATCTTCTTTCTGAAGTTCACTATTAAGCCACTTCATTTAGACTATCCAACGTTGAAAGACATTCCAGAGATAGAACGAATCGTTCAGGAAGGCGTGTCGATTCCTTACGTAGAAAACTCAGGATTGCCCTTAGAAAAACAGTTTGCAAGTGAACTGCTTAACCAGCTAGAAGCGTATCTTGAGGCTTGTTTAAATTAACCAGCTTTTCCAGTTCAGCCAATAAAACACGGGCGTGTTGCCAGCGGGGTGAGGTCGGGTGTGCGCGTTCTTTAAATGACGCTACCAACGTTCTAACCTGCTCGAGTTTTTCCTGCACGGTCTCCAGTTCCTCGCGGTTTTCCGCTAACTCCGTTTTTAATTCCTCTACCGCCTGCGGTGTCGGGTTCTCCACGACGTTTAATTGTCCCGTCGGTTCTGCGGGTGTGACTGCTTCATTTTTGATTAAGGTCAATTGCACGGGTGCGCGTTGGCGTTCCTTGCCCATGTGTTCGGCAATAAGGTTTAATGCTTCCTCCCCTCGGTCTTCAGAAACAAGGCTTAAATACTCCATAACTTCATTCATACGATGGGCTGGGATTTTGGGATTTTTAGCGGTTCTCATGATGTCACCTTGATTTAATCCCCTAATCTAAAACTAGGGGATTGGACGGAAAAAAACTTAGGGTTCTTGGGTTTCTGCGGTGGTTAATACTTCAGTTTGTGAAATATCAAATACGCTTATTACGATGTATCTGAACCCTTTCTTTTTTTCCGTGTCTTTGGCAATTTCCATGAGTTCGGCTGTCGTCATGGTCTCAAGGTCTTTACCCGCGTTTTCCTCTTTTTTAAAAGGACGTGGTGCAAAGATTTTTAACGATTTTTCACCTTTTCTCACTGTGCGTCCTTGCTTTTGCCATTGTTTAAAACCGCCAATAAGTGACGGGGTTATTCCACGTTCTGCACATTGAGCAATCAATAACGCGCTGTTTTTCGGTGTGAGTAAGTGGTTTTCGACAGTAGGGATTTGGACGGCTGAGAAGATACTAATGAGGGTGTTGCTAATTTGGACGGGTGCGTTCATAATTTTAGCCCTAGTTTAAGTTTGTACATAACCCGTTAGGCTTGTAGAGAGCATAACGGGTTTTTTATTGCCTACTTTCTTGTTGAAAGTGCTAGTATTTTAACACTTTAGGGCTAGCAAGGCAAGGAAAAAATGCAAATAAATCTTTGTTTTTCAAACACTTCCTTTGTGTGTAAAAAAAGGCAAACAAAAAAAGTCTTTTCTTCCTTCCTTGTTTAATTTTCTTGTCTTAACTTCCTCCGCGTGGTTAAGCTCGTCAAGGCTAGGACTACTTAACGCCCTCTCAAACAATGAGATTTTTTTAAAAAGTCAAATTTTTTTTTGTCAGTCTCTTTCGTGCGCACGATCTCGTTTTCTTCCTCAGACAATATCGAAGGCACTTAAAAAAAGATTTTACTTTTTAAAAAAATCTCATATCTTTTAAGCGTTAAGTAGTCCTAGCCTTGACGAAAAGCTTAACAGCGGAGGAAGTTAAGACAAGAAAATTAAACAAGGCTTTGTGTTTTCTTTTGACTGTTGAAAGGAATCCGCTACAAAGTTTATGAATACTATCGTTGTTTGCTGTTGGTTTCCGTTCAGTAAGCGTGCGCTCCCTATCAAACATCAATAAAAAATCTTTTAAGCCTTTATATTTTAAAAATAAAGTGATAAGGCTTTATTAATATGACATCCATCAGGTGTGCCGCTCTCTAAATTTTAAGAGTTTTTTTCTCCCTGAATTTTTTCCCTGAACTACTGCGGACGTTTGATTAAAACCAATCGGGAAAAAAATCAGGGAGAAAAAAAGTCGAACCGATTTATCAGTAGAGGTAACGGTCGGGTGTTTAGGCTTTAGAAGTTTAAGAGTTTTTTTCTCAATGAATTTTTTCCCCTGAGTCTCTGCGGGCGTTTGGTTAAAGCCCAATGGGAAAAAAATCAGGGAGAAAAAAAGTCGAACCGATTTATCAGAGAGGTAACGGTCGGGTGTTCAGGTTTTGGAAATTAAGAGTTTTTTTCTCAATGAATTTTTTCCCTGAACTACTGCGGACGTTTGATTAAAACCCAATGGGAAAAAAATCAGGGAGAAAAAAAATCGAACCGATTTATCAAGGGGAAATGGTTTGAAGGGCAGAAAATTAAACAAGGCTTTGTTTTGACTTTTTTATCAGTCTGCACAAAGCCTTGAATGATGAGGCGTGTTTAAAGTGGTTGTTTTGATAACTCTTTCACAAGTTTAACCGTTTCTATGCTCACGGTGATGATTTGACGGACTAGGCGGATTATGTATTGTTCGTCGTCTAGGTTGTTCGGGTCGTTGGTGATGCCGCTGCGTTTGTCGGTGCTGACTTGGTACTGGTCGATTATCCAATCTAACGCACTACGGTTGCCTAAGCGGTATTCTAAAGCCTCGGCTGGGATTCCCTTTAGTGTCAGGCTGTCGTTGTAAATTATCGCGGTCTTGTCTTTGTTAAATTTCATCTTTTCAACACGATAATCAAGTCTATCAGGGCAGTCGATTTCTAACTTGTATTCGGCTTGGGTTTCGTAGTTTAAATGTAGTTCTGCGAGTTGTTTGCCTATCCGACTGATTGCCCAAAAATCGCTTAATAAGGGGATTCTCGCCAGTTCTCGCTTTAAATTGGCTTGATATTTTTCTCGGTAGCCTTCGTGATGTAGTAGCCCATAGACATAATAGAATATGTCCCATTTATTCAGGCTTTCATCTTGGTAGTGTTCGCGATAGTGTTTTAATGCCCAGTCGGTTATGTTTTCTGTGCGGTTTGTGCCGTCTTCGGTGTAGATGTAGAAAGGGAAGCATTGCGTTTGTCTTCCTCCAACGTGAACACAAGGAATATAGTTTGTTATTTGTGAAGAGAACGGGATTTGAGCCTCATTAACAGTACAAATAACTCGATTTTCTTGTTCCGTTTTTGGGGTGGGGAAAATGTGTGTAGATGGATAAACATCATTATTCATAACTTTATCAAAAAAAAGAAATGTCTTTGTAAAAGGTCTGTATAAAGAAATTCTTATTTTTTCTTGCGAGAACTCAGTATATTTGCCACTTTTTAAATGACGTTTTAAGTTTCTGCTCCAACTGATTTTTTTATCATCATAAACAACAAAATCATCAATAAATTTTGTTTCTTCTTCCTTACCTTTTGGCTTAGACGTTAAACGCGAGTATTTAGATACATGCTCGTTATACGTATCGATACTTAACTGAATGTTCTTAGCAAGCTCATCAGCATTGAAGTTGTAAGCCCAAACATCACGACTAGTTAACACACCTACACCATAAATTTTAAAAATCACCCCTTCTAGTTGACTATTTTCTGCTTTGCCCTCTTTTGACCCTATAGGCGTAAAGGTTTCAAAGTCGGCTTCTAAGCCTTCGGTTAGCCAGTTGTAATTTTTATCTACGGTAGAACGCTTAAATGGTACTTTTACAATACTGTGGTATTCCTCAAGAATAGCTTGTTTTTCCTCTCCTTTTAGATAGTCATCTACAGAAAATATATTAATTTCAGTGGGTTTATTTTCAGGGTTAGGTTGTTTAATAAGGAAAGTAATACCAACACTGACACGAATTAAGTCATTAAAAACATTACCGCCTTCTTGTCGTCTGCGCTCTCCCGTTGTTCTTGCATTGCCTTTTAAGTCGATGTGATAAATTTTAGAAAAATTAAGGCTTAAATGTTTCCGCATTCCATCAGTAGCAATACCTTCTAAAAACCCGTTATTTGTCACAAACGCAATAACCCCACTTTCTCGCCCTTCTAGCCGTTCTGTTGCCCACGCAAAGGCTTTAATGTATGCATCAGATAATGAAATTTTATTAGTGGCTTTAGAGTTTTTTGCGTAGGTGTCCGTAATAATATTATCCAAATGCGGATATTTACGATTTTTATTGTTATCGTTCTCGTTTTGTTGCCAAGCGTTATAAGGGGGGTTGCCTAATATCACGAAAATAGGGGAGTCTTTCTGCTTTTTTACCCGCGCTATATTTTTCGGAATATCAAACCCAAAACCGTGCTGCCTTCCTTCCAACATTTCAAACGTGTCAACTAAACAAATGCCTTCAAACGGTTCATATTTCTTGGTTTTCTCATAAAAAGCATGTTCTATATTCATGCTAGCAACATAATAAGGCAGTAGCATGATTTCATTACAATATAACGATTCTTTGTATTTTTCCTCTAAACTTAACGGGTTAATCTCTTGCATCACTCGCAAGATAAAATTGCCTGTGCCTGTGAACGGGTCGAGAATGTGAACGTCTGGACTGGATAGGTTTTTATCGAACTCACGCTTTAAAATCTCTTGAACGGAGTTCACCATAAAATCAACTATCGGTTGTGGGGTGTAAACAATCCCGTGTGTATCTGCGACTTTAACCGCGAAGCCTTGAAAGAAATTTTCATAAACGGCGTTTAGAAAGTCTTGTTTGCGACTGTAAGCATGTATCGTGCTGGCGGTTTCTTCTATAGCGATATAGAAGCGGTCGAGACTTTTGAGGAATTCTTTACGACTAAATGATTTAGCGGTTAAGGCTTGAATAACTTTTTCAATTTCCTGAGCAATAATGTTTTTGCTGGCAAAGTCAGGATTATCAAAAATCGTTCTGAATAACCGTTCTGTTAATAAATGTTGTACCAACATCTCAATAACCGCATTTTGTGATAAGTTCGGGTTAATGGATGCTTGGCATAACTGCGAAAAGTCTTCAAAAGCATTAATAAATCCTTTATTTTTCTTCAGTTCTTCATTGATAATGTTGACTAAAGCCTTGCCTAATTCCCCGACTTTCTCCTTGAATGCCTCGATAGCCTCTTCCCATTGTTCATAAACGGGTGGTTTGTAGCTTAGGAACAGTTCTAAAGCGGTGATTAAGTGCGCGGGGTTCTCTGCGGATTCTTCAAAAACGAGATTGCCGTATTGATATAAAATAACGTAGTCAGGACTTTGAAATAATATATTGTCCTTTGGATAGCCTTCTTTAAACTTCTTCTCGACTTCCTTCTTCAGCTTATCTTTGCTGTCCTTCGCTTCCCATATCCCATAGAGCAAGACTTTTGTTTGTTTATCTACTAGTGCTCCGTCTGCACGTAAAGGCTTCCGTCCATCCCGTTTGATTGAATATTGTTCGACTAAATCAAGTTGGGGGTATTGGCTTAAACAGTGTTGTATCAAAGCGGAAAACTTCGGAGCGACTGCGCCCTCATTCTGTTGATTTGCGTCTAACAGGTCTTTTATTTGGGCGTAATAATCCTTAATCGCTTTACTGCTCGGCTTTAAATTCAAGGGCATTTTTTTATATCCGTATAAATGAGGTGGTTAGGCTGTTTTCACTCAAATAATAATTAATGAAACTACATAATGACATAAAATAAAAGGAATAAAAATAGACTGTTGGCTAGAAGTCAATTAGCCAAGAAAAACGGAGAAATTTAGGAGAAAGAATAAGAAAACTAAGAAGAGAAAGAAGCGAAAAAAAGCTTGCTAAAAAGTAGGAACATCCTGATTGTGATTCCGGTTGTCGTGGGTTCGAGTCCCATCGTTCACCCCATCCAAACAAGTAGTTAAAATCGTTAGACACTCCCCAAATTTTGACCCTTCCAGTCAAGGCATGACAAGCCCTGTCTCACACAGACAAGGTCAAGGTGTGCATAAATCTCCGTTGTTTTGACACTCTGATGCCCCAGTAAATCGCGAATAACCACTAAAGCCACCCCCTCCATCACCAACCAAGCGGCGCAAGTATGACGTAAATCATGAATATGAAAATTACGAATATCAGCCCGTTCACACGCATTTAAAAAAGACTTACGCAAACTCCCTACTTTTCGCCCGTTCCTGTCCGAAAAAACAAATTCCCCCGACCCTAACGTTTGTAAATGTCGTAAAGCCTGCAAGGCTCGTGGATGTAAAGGAATACACCGCCGCTTTTGCCCCTTAGTATGCTCAGCCTCCAAGACCAAAAAAGCCCGCTCAAAATCGACCCTATCCCAAGTCAAGCCCAACAACTCCCCCCGCCGTGCTCCGGTGTACAACGCCAAGACAATAAAATCCGCCAAATAAGGCGTTAAACTCAAGCGAGCAGTCATAATTAACCGCTCTGCTTCA is part of the Beggiatoa alba B18LD genome and encodes:
- a CDS encoding zonular occludens toxin domain-containing protein is translated as MSVVAVCGLPRHGKSYQVCSKFIPEALLGGRDVVTNIVLLEDNIRKYLIEEKGANPDKLGRVRYFKTEDVFDSLFFPTEDNQGKGCFIHAGDLVVIDEVWKYFDTGVKVSREALAFLRYHGHFKHAQTGITCDVILITQDVTSLPRSVKNLIELTIHITKLVEAGLRNAFVIRHFQQTTIQGRNAVKLGEDRSIFDKRFFAFYKSHDGDVDVKANELIVDKRQVIWNSKFFKFAMPLVALMFIGGLFVFYRIIAGLEDKAKASNEPILEPASVSASNQSGVTRTRLQKPQKPEKPVYSGASILGHYTVGNDLYVWIVQDNRPRLLINPLNFRIYNMRLEGSYKGEILDSFSGERYHLDDDDGGGTTLDLKVPSLK
- a CDS encoding type II secretion system protein GspD encodes the protein MMLSRLLLVLFCLYAVGVNAEEKPNAVSISFERIDIPTLLDMVYTDILHQNYLVHSAVLEKKDLLTVRLRPNFPLSQLDGFMRTLLLSYGITTDKQKDYIYFRPFESDKPELIQLQTLYYVPRFRSADYLLNLLVPVIANYRIQVQQNQVDTLSEKAGVAVNSDAIILLLPQNKVAEIQTLLTQLDKPAKQLHVRAYVYEVTNSKTENSNALQLAFNLLSGRLQINVGALRSSGQTVILNTGEFDLLYNVFSSDTRFKTLSSPSLFVRSGESAQFVVGTETPVLSGITNTDNYQSQQVEYRTSGVVFKIKPTVLEETIDLDVTQQISSFTNTTTGVSSSPTLLKREVTTRLNIQNKQLVVMSGLKENKLQDDNTYFPFTSFSMGSEQNEQTSDIVMFLYCELLDEVNQGKYFDNSHNLDEFIISLPDK
- a CDS encoding ArdC family protein, with protein sequence MNAPVQISNTLISIFSAVQIPTVENHLLTPKNSALLIAQCAERGITPSLIGGFKQWQKQGRTVRKGEKSLKIFAPRPFKKEENAGKDLETMTTAELMEIAKDTEKKKGFRYIVISVFDISQTEVLTTAETQEP
- a CDS encoding type ISP restriction/modification enzyme yields the protein MPLNLKPSSKAIKDYYAQIKDLLDANQQNEGAVAPKFSALIQHCLSQYPQLDLVEQYSIKRDGRKPLRADGALVDKQTKVLLYGIWEAKDSKDKLKKEVEKKFKEGYPKDNILFQSPDYVILYQYGNLVFEESAENPAHLITALELFLSYKPPVYEQWEEAIEAFKEKVGELGKALVNIINEELKKNKGFINAFEDFSQLCQASINPNLSQNAVIEMLVQHLLTERLFRTIFDNPDFASKNIIAQEIEKVIQALTAKSFSRKEFLKSLDRFYIAIEETASTIHAYSRKQDFLNAVYENFFQGFAVKVADTHGIVYTPQPIVDFMVNSVQEILKREFDKNLSSPDVHILDPFTGTGNFILRVMQEINPLSLEEKYKESLYCNEIMLLPYYVASMNIEHAFYEKTKKYEPFEGICLVDTFEMLEGRQHGFGFDIPKNIARVKKQKDSPIFVILGNPPYNAWQQNENDNNKNRKYPHLDNIITDTYAKNSKATNKISLSDAYIKAFAWATERLEGRESGVIAFVTNNGFLEGIATDGMRKHLSLNFSKIYHIDLKGNARTTGERRRQEGGNVFNDLIRVSVGITFLIKQPNPENKPTEINIFSVDDYLKGEEKQAILEEYHSIVKVPFKRSTVDKNYNWLTEGLEADFETFTPIGSKEGKAENSQLEGVIFKIYGVGVLTSRDVWAYNFNADELAKNIQLSIDTYNEHVSKYSRLTSKPKGKEEETKFIDDFVVYDDKKISWSRNLKRHLKSGKYTEFSQEKIRISLYRPFTKTFLFFDKVMNNDVYPSTHIFPTPKTEQENRVICTVNEAQIPFSSQITNYIPCVHVGGRQTQCFPFYIYTEDGTNRTENITDWALKHYREHYQDESLNKWDIFYYVYGLLHHEGYREKYQANLKRELARIPLLSDFWAISRIGKQLAELHLNYETQAEYKLEIDCPDRLDYRVEKMKFNKDKTAIIYNDSLTLKGIPAEALEYRLGNRSALDWIIDQYQVSTDKRSGITNDPNNLDDEQYIIRLVRQIITVSIETVKLVKELSKQPL
- a CDS encoding site-specific integrase, coding for YAFYGVVFLLSVKADKRSALDDQLRARTLLAGLGAQLDMATFRSRQLRTFMSVRLKSVSASSVNRELSLLGAAINLYNSEMDTQLPNPTKGKLLREPEGRVRWLKPVEAERLIMTARLSLTPYLADFIVLALYTGARRGELLGLTWDRVDFERAFLVLEAEHTKGQKRRCIPLHPRALQALRHLQTLGSGEFVFSDRNGRKVGSLRKSFLNACERADIRNFHIHDLRHTCAAWLVMEGVALVVIRDLLGHQSVKTTEIYAHLDLVCVRQGLSCLDWKGQNLGSV